The following proteins come from a genomic window of Miscanthus floridulus cultivar M001 chromosome 2, ASM1932011v1, whole genome shotgun sequence:
- the LOC136522495 gene encoding DNA repair protein recA homolog 1, chloroplastic-like encodes MAVATVTATHLAPSFPSRSRRRRAAPRAAAGGLTARARRLRCEFVAGGGNGALSGEDDPRLVDRQKALDAAMNDINSSFGKGSVTRLGSAGGAFVETFPSGCLTLDFALGGGLPKGRVVEVYGPESSGKTTLALHAIAEVQKLGGNAMLVDAEHAFDPSYSKALGVDIENLIVCQPDNGEMALEIADRMCRSGAIDLICIDSVSALTPRAEIEGEIGMQQMGLQARLMSQALRKMSGNASKAGCTLMFLNQIRYKIGVFYGNPEVTSGGIALKFFASVRLEIRSIGKIKSPKGDEDVGVKVRVRVQKSKVSRPYKQAEFEIIFGEGVSKLGCVLDCAELMDVVAKKGSWYSYKDIRLGQGREKALQYLRESPTICDEIEKVVRAMIPEGSRHMSLLAFGQSSSTEDEQVYDEQ; translated from the exons ATGGCCGTCGCCACTGTTACCGCCACCCATCTCGCTCCCTCTTTTCCATCCCGTAGTCGCCGGAGACGCGCCGCGCCCCGCGCTGCCGCAGGCGGCCTAACGGCGCGCGCGCGGCGGCTGCGCTGCGAGTTCGTCGCCGGCGGTGGGAACGGGGCGCTCTCCGGAGAGGACGATCCTCGCCTCGTCGACCGC CAAAAAGCTCTTGATGCAGCTATGAATGACATAAACAGCTCTTTTGGAAAAGGAAGTGTTACAAGATTAGGCAGTGCTGGTGGTGCTTTTGT TGAGACATTCCCAAGTGGTTGTCTAACACTAGATTTTGCTCTGGGTGGTGGCCTTCCAAAAGGAAGAGTAGTGGAG GTATATGGTCCTGAAAGCAGTGGAAAGACTACCCTAGCTTTGCATGCAATTGCTGAAGTACAG AAGCTTGGAGGAAATGCCATGCTTGTCGATGCAGAGCATGCTTTTGATCCATCTTATTCAAAAGCTCTTGGGGTAGATATTGAAAATCTGATTGTCTGCCAGCCTGACAACGGAGAGATGGCACTAGAAA TTGCGGACCGCATGTGCAGATCTGGAGCAATAGATCTTATCTGTATCGATTCGGTGTCAGCACTCACTCCACGTGCAGAAATTGAA GGTGAGATAGGGATGCAACAGATGGGTCTACAAGCTCGTCTGATGAGTCAAGCATTGAGAAAGATGTCAGGGAATGCCTCAAAGGCTGGCTGTACTCTTATGTTCTTGAATCAAATAAGATACAAG ATTGGAGTATTCTATGGAAATCCTGAAGTCACTAGTGGAGGGATAGCCTTGAAATTCTTTGCATCTGTCCGCCTCGAGATACGGTCCATTGGGAAGATAAAATCT ccCAAAGGAGATGAAGATGTTGGTGTGAAGGTTCGTGTCAGAGTGCAAAAGAGTAAA GTATCTAGGCCCTACAAGCAAGCtgaatttgaaatcatttttggGGAGGGTGTTAGTAAATTG GGGTGCGTTCTTGATTGTGCTGAGCTGATGGATGTAGTTGCAAAGAAGGGTTCATGGTACAGCTACAAAGATATAAG ATTGGGCCAAGGCAGAGAAAAGGCACTGCAGTATCTCCGAGAGAGCCCAACCATCTGCGATGAGATAGAAAAG GTGGTTCGCGCTATGATACCAGAAGGATCCAGACATATGAGCTTGCTAGCTTTCGGGCAGTCATCATCAACTGAAGATGAACAGGTGTATGATGAGCAATAA